One Bacillota bacterium genomic region harbors:
- a CDS encoding CvpA family protein, whose protein sequence is MAGKWIDLFIIIAFAIAIWRGFRRGIIREIFSLFGVLLAVAIGFYRHEELSLHLMARFPLGQGAALLIAFLILVIGISLVAKFIGYLWGKVVKFTPFAVLDGILGATFGTIKVLAIVIALVLMLHSLNVESVEDMLAESSVVQQIDTLWPHLRLSLEQAWPETWAKPGWLFPQPNFDDLSFS, encoded by the coding sequence ATGGCAGGCAAATGGATTGACCTTTTTATAATTATAGCCTTCGCCATTGCCATCTGGCGGGGATTTCGCCGCGGGATTATTCGTGAGATATTCAGCCTATTTGGAGTATTGCTCGCTGTTGCCATCGGATTCTACCGCCATGAGGAATTGTCACTACACTTGATGGCGAGGTTTCCATTGGGGCAGGGAGCGGCTCTGTTAATCGCATTCTTGATTTTGGTGATCGGAATCAGTCTGGTGGCGAAGTTCATAGGTTATTTGTGGGGGAAAGTCGTCAAATTCACTCCATTTGCCGTGCTTGACGGAATCCTCGGAGCAACTTTTGGTACAATTAAAGTGTTAGCGATTGTTATAGCGCTGGTGTTGATGCTCCACTCCCTCAATGTGGAATCGGTTGAAGATATGCTGGCTGAATCCAGCGTGGTGCAGCAGATCGATACACTGTGGCCGCATTTAAGATTGAGTTTGGAGCAGGCTTGGCCAGAAACTTGGGCAAAGCCTGGCTGGTTGTTTCCCCAGCCTAATTTTGATGATTTATCGTTTTCATGA
- a CDS encoding YqzL family protein has protein sequence MNLTPEVVWKIFLATGSITAYLLYKQLSALRIHTFH, from the coding sequence ATGAACTTAACACCCGAGGTCGTGTGGAAAATTTTTTTAGCTACCGGTTCCATAACAGCTTATCTGCTGTATAAGCAGCTGTCAGCTTTGCGAATTCATACTTTTCATTGA
- a CDS encoding cell division protein ZapA, which produces MTESKSNVVKVRIGGEEYAVRGHASEQYIRELGKVVDEKIREVQKTSPNLTRHRMAILAAINLADELLTVKAEYQELLKIMEEAN; this is translated from the coding sequence GTGACAGAGTCAAAGAGCAATGTCGTTAAGGTGCGCATCGGCGGCGAGGAATATGCCGTCAGAGGTCATGCTTCGGAGCAGTATATTCGGGAGTTGGGAAAAGTAGTTGATGAAAAAATTCGGGAAGTGCAGAAAACCAGTCCAAATCTCACTCGGCACCGCATGGCGATTTTAGCTGCGATAAATCTTGCCGATGAGCTGTTAACGGTGAAAGCCGAGTATCAAGAGCTTCTCAAGATTATGGAGGAAGCTAATTAG
- a CDS encoding phenylalanine--tRNA ligase subunit beta has protein sequence MKVSYRWLQEYTVVPWSPQELADRLTMAGIEVESIERLAPELPNVRVGLIEKVEPHPNADLKVCAINVGDQVLNIVCGAPNARVGIKVPVALEGAVLPNGMEIKVAELRGVMSYGMACSEKELGLGDDHSGLLELPEDVEVGLDLTEALGLDDQILDVSIYANRPDCMSMLGIAREVAALAGQELRYPEIKLNESDLRIEELTSVTVEDPEKCPRYTVRVIKNVTLKPSPLWMQQRLIAAGMRPINNVVDITNFVMLETGQPLHAFDYDRLSENRIVVRTPKCSETVFVTLDGVERELTDEMLMICDADSPVCVGGVMGGENSEVTEETKTILLESANFAAANIRRTSRSLAINSEAAARFEKGIDPTATIFALNRAAQLLAELAGGEVASGIIDVNNADTSNKVIELRPQQVNRLLGTEIDEQSMIDILTRLEFAVDHETSPWKVTVPSFRRDLELECDLIEEIARFWGYENIPITLPKGMSDSGGESEELRVVDQLKTQLAGAGLNEIQTFSFVNAASLAQSQLDQVPELARLIELANPLTEEHAVMRTSLMPSLLECAAYNISRQQQDLSMFEISAVYLADELPLTKLPSEERRLGLLLYGKRDAEHWQLKPDYYDFYDLKGLVELILDNFAADFDWERSALPIFHPGRQCQITVDGELIAYFGEVHPEVQKNYRIPDRIYLAEIHLNKLIKHRKPVPRFELLPRYPAVERDLAVLVDEEIPVGAIVEELQSAGGSLLKAVNIFDVYQGKQVEAGKKSIAFSFVFQGERTLTDDEVNQQLKQMYNAIQEKFAAVMR, from the coding sequence GTGAAGGTATCTTACCGTTGGCTGCAGGAATATACTGTAGTGCCATGGAGTCCGCAGGAATTGGCCGATCGACTGACAATGGCGGGAATCGAAGTCGAATCGATTGAGCGTTTAGCGCCCGAGCTGCCTAATGTCCGTGTCGGCCTAATTGAAAAAGTAGAGCCTCATCCCAACGCAGACTTAAAAGTTTGTGCAATCAATGTTGGGGATCAGGTTTTAAATATTGTCTGTGGTGCACCCAATGCGCGGGTTGGGATTAAAGTTCCCGTTGCCTTAGAAGGCGCGGTGCTCCCGAATGGAATGGAAATAAAGGTGGCTGAACTCAGAGGCGTCATGTCCTACGGCATGGCCTGCTCAGAAAAGGAACTGGGCCTTGGTGATGATCACTCAGGTTTATTAGAACTGCCTGAAGATGTGGAAGTTGGTCTGGATCTAACCGAAGCCCTGGGTCTGGATGATCAAATCTTAGATGTATCGATTTATGCCAATCGTCCGGATTGCATGAGTATGCTGGGAATAGCTAGAGAAGTTGCAGCCCTGGCCGGGCAAGAACTTCGCTACCCAGAGATTAAACTTAACGAATCCGATCTCAGGATCGAGGAGCTAACTTCAGTAACGGTAGAGGATCCTGAGAAGTGCCCCCGTTATACAGTGCGGGTAATCAAGAATGTTACACTCAAACCATCTCCTCTCTGGATGCAGCAGCGTTTAATTGCAGCAGGAATGCGGCCGATAAATAACGTTGTTGACATTACTAACTTTGTGATGCTGGAAACCGGCCAGCCTCTCCATGCTTTTGACTATGATCGCCTAAGCGAGAACCGGATTGTTGTTCGCACTCCAAAATGCAGTGAAACTGTATTTGTAACCTTGGACGGAGTAGAACGGGAACTGACCGATGAGATGCTGATGATCTGCGATGCAGACTCACCTGTATGTGTCGGCGGTGTTATGGGCGGAGAGAATTCTGAAGTCACCGAGGAGACGAAGACAATTCTTTTGGAGTCAGCCAATTTTGCAGCTGCCAACATCCGACGCACATCCCGCAGTTTGGCAATCAATTCTGAGGCTGCAGCCCGTTTTGAAAAAGGCATTGATCCTACCGCTACAATCTTTGCCTTAAACCGCGCTGCCCAACTCCTGGCTGAGCTGGCTGGTGGGGAAGTGGCATCAGGAATTATTGATGTAAACAACGCTGATACCAGCAATAAAGTCATTGAACTTCGCCCACAGCAGGTAAACCGCCTGTTGGGAACAGAAATAGATGAGCAGTCAATGATCGATATTTTAACTCGACTTGAGTTCGCGGTAGATCATGAAACCTCACCCTGGAAAGTTACAGTTCCCAGCTTCCGCCGGGACTTGGAACTGGAATGCGATTTGATTGAAGAGATCGCGCGGTTCTGGGGTTATGAGAATATCCCGATTACTCTGCCGAAAGGCATGAGCGATTCTGGCGGAGAAAGTGAAGAGCTGAGAGTAGTCGATCAGTTGAAAACACAGCTGGCAGGTGCCGGTTTAAATGAAATTCAGACTTTTTCTTTCGTTAACGCAGCAAGTTTAGCTCAGTCGCAGCTTGATCAGGTACCAGAACTTGCTCGCCTGATTGAGCTGGCAAATCCCCTCACCGAGGAACACGCAGTAATGCGCACATCGCTGATGCCTAGCTTGCTTGAGTGCGCGGCTTACAATATCAGCCGCCAGCAGCAGGATCTCAGCATGTTTGAAATCAGTGCAGTGTATCTTGCAGATGAGCTGCCGTTAACTAAGCTGCCGTCAGAAGAACGGAGGCTGGGACTCCTGCTGTATGGGAAACGGGATGCTGAGCACTGGCAGCTTAAGCCGGATTATTATGATTTCTATGATTTGAAGGGTCTGGTAGAACTGATATTAGATAACTTTGCTGCGGATTTTGACTGGGAGCGCTCAGCGCTGCCTATCTTCCATCCGGGACGTCAGTGTCAGATAACTGTCGATGGTGAATTGATTGCTTATTTTGGCGAAGTCCATCCCGAAGTGCAGAAGAATTACCGCATCCCAGACCGGATTTATTTGGCTGAGATTCATTTAAATAAGCTGATCAAACACCGCAAGCCTGTGCCTAGATTTGAGTTGCTGCCTAGGTACCCAGCGGTTGAACGTGACTTAGCTGTTTTGGTGGATGAAGAGATTCCCGTAGGTGCAATTGTAGAGGAATTACAGAGCGCTGGGGGTAGTTTATTAAAGGCAGTCAATATTTTTGACGTTTATCAAGGAAAGCAGGTAGAAGCAGGCAAGAAGAGTATCGCCTTTTCCTTTGTTTTCCAGGGGGAACGCACTTTGACTGATGATGAGGTTAACCAGCAGCTTAAGCAGATGTATAACGCAATTCAGGAGAAGTTTGCAGCCGTAATGCGGTAG
- a CDS encoding U32 family peptidase has product MELLAPAGTKESLIAAVENGADAVYLGGKLFNARRFAANFNEEELCWAVKYCHVRGVKVYVTVNTLIHEHELEPVVDYIFSLYNLGVDAVIVQDLGLAHLIHSILPDFELHASTQMFLHNRFGIKFAEKLGIKRAILARELSLDEIAELAESGLDLEVFVHGALCVAYSGQCLFSSLLGGRSGNRGQCAQPCRLSYQLVDRVSQAEVVEQPGDYLISPKDLRLIEHLDLLEKIGVKSLKIEGRMKGPEYTAVVTRTYRDAIDRRRFDHKALTSVFNREFTTHHLFDKQGRNLIRWNPLPHEQNDDIIRSAQDSYRSPKAFRKIPAALFASLAVDEPLKLTLIDNHGTTAYQESELVGEAAEKRPLTKETLKKQLLRFGNDPIKIDSLEIELGENVILPLSEVNRTRRLLVEKWEQARLSTYPMRTVTKEQFVAEKQLAFTAEPPQLKSGSIEPILAVSVTDFEAAQAALDAGADLIYYYGTIYTHHKDFLRDLSQVTAAARRLGAQCFAAVERVTDDDELEHFSNLLDQHQYDGVLVGNIGALKMMLNRRQQHESLKVHGDWSLNIFNSITASYLGSKDLSAFYLSTELNYSQIKAISVKTKHPLGVVVHGQLPLMVSKYCPIGACMDCIKDGGREAFPCMKRKYGLRDRKGYILPVEVDRRCRMHLFNPIDLCLIDQLEQLVEVGIKLFRIEAKGRDPHWISAVVSSYFAKLNGGSSSENELLPYSSAGTYTKGHFHRGVK; this is encoded by the coding sequence ATGGAGTTACTTGCTCCAGCTGGAACAAAAGAAAGTTTGATTGCAGCGGTAGAAAATGGTGCCGATGCTGTTTATCTTGGCGGCAAACTGTTTAATGCACGTAGGTTTGCTGCCAATTTTAATGAAGAAGAATTATGCTGGGCGGTAAAATACTGCCATGTCCGTGGTGTGAAAGTCTACGTTACAGTCAATACTCTGATCCATGAACACGAATTGGAGCCTGTAGTAGATTACATTTTTTCGCTGTACAATTTAGGTGTAGATGCTGTAATTGTTCAGGATTTGGGTTTAGCTCACTTGATTCACAGCATTCTGCCTGATTTTGAACTGCACGCCAGCACCCAGATGTTTCTGCACAACCGCTTCGGGATAAAATTTGCCGAAAAGCTGGGGATTAAACGAGCAATCTTGGCGCGGGAGTTGAGTTTGGACGAGATAGCGGAGCTTGCTGAGTCGGGTCTTGACCTGGAAGTGTTTGTGCATGGAGCTCTCTGTGTTGCTTATTCCGGGCAGTGCTTGTTCAGCAGCTTGTTGGGAGGCCGCAGTGGCAACAGGGGGCAATGTGCTCAACCGTGCCGTTTGTCGTATCAGTTGGTGGACAGAGTCTCTCAAGCAGAAGTGGTGGAGCAACCTGGGGATTATTTAATATCGCCAAAGGATCTAAGACTGATTGAGCATCTCGACCTGTTGGAGAAGATAGGGGTTAAAAGCCTAAAAATTGAAGGAAGAATGAAGGGACCAGAGTACACAGCGGTTGTAACCAGGACCTATAGAGACGCGATTGACCGGAGAAGATTTGACCACAAGGCATTGACTTCAGTGTTCAACCGAGAGTTTACTACTCATCATTTATTTGATAAGCAGGGACGGAATCTGATTCGCTGGAATCCACTGCCTCATGAGCAAAATGATGATATAATCAGAAGTGCTCAGGATAGCTATCGGTCTCCGAAAGCATTCCGCAAGATTCCGGCAGCTTTGTTCGCCAGTCTTGCAGTTGACGAGCCTCTCAAGCTTACCCTAATCGATAACCATGGAACTACAGCCTATCAAGAAAGTGAGCTTGTGGGAGAAGCTGCAGAAAAGCGTCCTTTGACAAAAGAAACGCTTAAGAAACAACTGCTTCGATTTGGCAATGATCCGATTAAGATCGACAGTCTGGAGATTGAGCTGGGAGAGAATGTGATTCTTCCCCTCAGTGAGGTTAACCGCACACGGAGATTATTAGTTGAGAAATGGGAGCAGGCTAGACTTAGTACTTATCCGATGCGCACGGTGACTAAAGAACAATTTGTTGCTGAAAAGCAGCTGGCGTTTACTGCTGAGCCACCGCAGCTCAAGTCTGGTAGTATTGAACCAATTTTGGCGGTATCCGTCACTGATTTTGAGGCTGCGCAGGCCGCACTTGATGCGGGCGCTGACTTGATTTACTATTACGGCACAATCTACACCCATCATAAGGATTTTCTTCGTGATCTTTCTCAGGTGACCGCAGCAGCTCGCAGGCTGGGAGCTCAATGCTTCGCTGCGGTTGAGAGGGTAACTGATGATGATGAACTGGAACATTTTAGCAATTTGCTGGATCAGCACCAGTATGACGGGGTGCTTGTTGGCAATATTGGTGCCCTTAAGATGATGCTGAACCGCCGACAACAGCATGAATCTCTCAAAGTACACGGAGATTGGTCCCTGAATATATTCAACAGTATTACTGCATCCTATTTGGGCAGTAAGGACTTGAGTGCATTTTATCTGTCTACTGAGCTGAATTATAGTCAGATCAAAGCTATTAGCGTCAAAACCAAGCATCCATTGGGTGTGGTGGTTCATGGACAGCTGCCTTTAATGGTCAGCAAATACTGTCCGATTGGGGCCTGTATGGATTGCATAAAGGATGGAGGCAGGGAGGCATTCCCCTGCATGAAGCGGAAATACGGTCTTAGGGACCGCAAGGGTTACATCCTGCCGGTTGAAGTAGACCGCCGCTGCCGCATGCATTTATTTAATCCTATCGATTTATGTTTAATTGACCAGCTAGAACAGCTGGTTGAGGTTGGTATTAAGCTATTTCGAATTGAAGCAAAAGGTAGAGATCCCCACTGGATCAGCGCTGTTGTCAGCTCCTATTTTGCAAAGCTTAACGGCGGGTCGTCAAGTGAAAATGAATTATTACCATACAGCAGTGCCGGAACCTATACAAAAGGGCATTTTCATCGTGGAGTTAAGTAG
- a CDS encoding N-acetylmuramoyl-L-alanine amidase — protein sequence MAAKNTGKHIITLYTNIWTTVLMLVFFFVSGLSGQPSAVNLPDHIPPYQSSDKILQGRVIVVDPGHGGADPGTVGLGYSTEAENVLAIAWDLKGMLEDAGATVIMTRQTNVNPAQGTRYANSTNGQLAARTAVANNSNAEIFVSIHNDWNGNSNISGTTSYYYHSHDWLLADSVQKYLVGNLGSRDVGVKRGNFYVLRNTNVPAVLVEVGFLSNQREAQLLAQSWYRTAAAEGIFYGIVDYYRQAGII from the coding sequence TTGGCAGCCAAAAACACAGGTAAACACATTATTACTCTCTATACTAATATCTGGACTACAGTACTTATGCTGGTCTTCTTTTTTGTTTCGGGGCTTTCGGGCCAGCCCTCAGCTGTAAATCTTCCTGATCACATTCCCCCTTACCAGAGTTCAGATAAAATTCTGCAGGGAAGGGTGATCGTTGTCGATCCAGGGCATGGCGGCGCTGACCCCGGTACTGTTGGTTTGGGCTATTCTACGGAAGCAGAAAATGTGCTGGCTATTGCTTGGGATTTAAAAGGGATGCTGGAAGACGCTGGTGCTACAGTGATTATGACGAGACAAACAAACGTTAACCCAGCTCAGGGAACTCGTTACGCCAATTCTACAAATGGCCAGTTAGCCGCCCGAACCGCAGTGGCTAACAACAGCAATGCGGAGATTTTTGTCAGCATTCATAATGACTGGAACGGCAACAGCAATATCAGCGGTACAACTTCGTATTATTATCATTCCCATGACTGGCTGCTGGCTGACTCGGTGCAAAAGTATCTTGTTGGAAACCTAGGCAGCCGCGATGTAGGGGTTAAACGCGGCAATTTTTATGTGCTCCGCAATACTAATGTGCCTGCAGTTCTGGTAGAGGTTGGTTTTCTCAGCAACCAGAGGGAAGCGCAGCTGCTGGCGCAATCCTGGTATCGGACAGCCGCAGCTGAAGGCATTTTTTATGGCATAGTAGATTATTATCGACAAGCAGGAATTATTTAA
- a CDS encoding endonuclease MutS2: MDERSLRILEWDKIKQQVAEFASFSLGKQLILALEPSANFDEVERNLEQTTQALALLWKHGVPPFGGAADIAPILRRAQVGGILEGEELIRLAAVLECAANIKRYLSDSDHFAAFREQLSTLPELRSEIFRCFDDEGSIKDNASPQLASIRRKIKNLENRVRDKLDNIIHSSSNQKLLQDSIVTIRSGRFVVPVKQEYRSFFPGIVHDQSASGATVFVEPAAVVEINNELRIAHQEEHREIERILREFSSEVVPHVEELKLTLETLAELDLIFAKGKYSRKIQGTAPKLNQNGYVNIKQGRHPLLTGTVVPIDLWLGDKAFILVITGPNTGGKTVTLKTVGLFAVMTQAGLHIPAEAGSHMAVFDNIFADIGDEQSIEQSLSTFSSHMSNIVKILEQSTSNSLVLLDELGAGTDPTEGAALATALLEHLRLKRVTTIATTHYSELKNFAYANPEVENASVEFDPVTLKPTYRLAIGIPGQSNAFAIARGLGLSDEIVAAARSLLNEERIRIDEIIGEIEADRQESRKAREEAESLRAEYNALKQKYDLLYRDLSERRGELLIQAQEEAAELVKKTREELDLLVGELRRQQNIDLEKIVAAKRQELMEQQKKLKTTRPQKPAAEPVKHLKVGEQVRVRSLNQTGHVVELSDNEAQVQVGIMKVSVSLTDLERANHQPQSKVTHRIRSRGLGKSSAIKPEIDLRGFTIDEALPAVDKYLDDAFLSSLNQVRIIHGKGTGALRDAVQDQLRSHPHVKSFRLADPNQGGSGVTVVELNH; encoded by the coding sequence ATGGACGAAAGAAGCTTACGAATCTTAGAATGGGACAAAATAAAGCAGCAGGTTGCAGAGTTTGCCAGTTTTTCCTTAGGCAAGCAGTTGATTTTAGCTTTGGAGCCAAGCGCAAATTTTGATGAAGTTGAACGGAATCTGGAACAGACTACTCAGGCACTAGCACTGCTGTGGAAACACGGTGTCCCTCCCTTTGGCGGAGCAGCGGATATTGCTCCCATTCTGCGGCGGGCACAGGTTGGCGGTATTTTAGAAGGAGAAGAACTGATTCGGCTGGCTGCGGTGTTAGAGTGCGCCGCGAATATAAAGCGGTACCTGTCTGACTCAGATCATTTTGCTGCTTTCAGAGAGCAGTTGAGCACACTCCCGGAGCTGCGCTCGGAGATCTTTCGCTGTTTTGACGATGAGGGCAGTATAAAAGACAATGCTTCTCCCCAGTTAGCCTCCATACGCCGGAAGATCAAGAATCTGGAGAATCGAGTCCGGGATAAACTGGATAACATAATTCATTCGTCCAGCAATCAAAAGCTGCTGCAGGACAGCATTGTTACTATCCGCAGCGGCCGCTTCGTGGTGCCGGTGAAGCAGGAGTATCGCTCATTCTTCCCGGGTATTGTCCATGACCAGTCAGCGAGCGGCGCAACTGTGTTTGTGGAGCCAGCAGCGGTTGTTGAGATCAATAATGAACTGCGCATTGCCCATCAAGAAGAGCATCGCGAAATTGAGAGGATTTTGAGGGAGTTCAGTAGTGAAGTTGTGCCCCACGTCGAAGAGCTGAAATTAACACTTGAGACCTTGGCTGAGCTGGATTTGATTTTCGCCAAAGGTAAATACAGCCGCAAGATTCAGGGCACAGCCCCTAAACTCAATCAAAATGGATATGTTAATATCAAGCAGGGCCGGCATCCGCTGCTCACCGGCACTGTGGTACCGATTGATCTTTGGCTTGGCGACAAAGCCTTTATTTTGGTAATCACCGGCCCGAATACAGGCGGAAAAACTGTTACTCTCAAAACAGTTGGTCTATTTGCAGTAATGACTCAAGCTGGACTGCACATTCCCGCTGAAGCCGGTTCGCACATGGCTGTTTTTGACAACATATTTGCCGATATTGGAGATGAGCAGAGCATTGAGCAGAGCCTCAGCACATTCTCGTCACATATGAGTAATATCGTTAAGATTTTAGAACAGTCTACTTCGAACAGTCTGGTTCTCCTTGATGAGCTTGGCGCTGGAACAGATCCGACCGAGGGCGCTGCGCTGGCAACAGCACTTTTGGAACACCTGAGGTTGAAGCGGGTAACCACTATCGCCACAACTCACTACTCAGAACTTAAAAATTTTGCCTATGCCAATCCGGAGGTGGAAAACGCTTCGGTTGAATTCGATCCGGTTACACTTAAGCCCACCTACCGTTTAGCTATCGGTATTCCGGGGCAGAGCAACGCTTTTGCCATTGCAAGGGGGCTAGGACTATCAGATGAAATAGTAGCTGCAGCCCGCAGTTTACTTAATGAGGAACGAATTCGGATCGATGAGATCATCGGTGAAATTGAGGCGGATCGTCAAGAGTCACGAAAAGCCAGAGAAGAAGCGGAATCCTTGCGCGCAGAGTATAATGCCTTAAAGCAGAAATATGATCTTCTCTATAGAGACTTGTCCGAGCGCAGAGGAGAGCTGCTTATTCAAGCTCAAGAGGAAGCTGCTGAACTGGTGAAAAAAACCAGGGAAGAATTAGATCTGCTTGTAGGTGAACTAAGACGTCAGCAGAATATTGATTTAGAAAAGATTGTTGCAGCCAAGCGGCAGGAACTAATGGAACAGCAGAAGAAACTGAAAACCACCAGACCTCAAAAACCGGCGGCTGAACCTGTTAAGCACCTAAAAGTTGGAGAACAGGTAAGAGTGCGCAGCTTGAATCAGACTGGGCATGTTGTTGAACTTTCTGATAATGAAGCTCAGGTACAGGTTGGCATTATGAAGGTGTCGGTAAGTCTAACTGATCTAGAACGGGCAAACCACCAGCCGCAATCCAAAGTCACTCACCGCATTCGCAGCAGGGGATTGGGTAAGAGCAGTGCAATAAAACCAGAGATTGATCTGCGGGGCTTTACAATTGATGAAGCGCTTCCAGCGGTAGATAAGTATTTGGATGACGCTTTTCTGTCATCTCTGAATCAAGTGCGGATTATTCACGGTAAGGGTACAGGAGCTCTCCGCGACGCTGTGCAGGATCAGCTGCGCAGTCATCCTCATGTTAAGAGTTTTCGTTTAGCCGATCCCAATCAAGGCGGATCAGGTGTGACTGTAGTTGAACTAAACCATTAA
- the pheS gene encoding phenylalanine--tRNA ligase subunit alpha, translating into MDTQIQSLKAKAVEEFNQADTLEALQQLRVKYLGKKGEVTQLLRTMGQLPAEERPKMGQMVNQLKNELGSVLDQKQAELEAQIQQARLASEALDVTLPGRKPKAGSLHPLTLVLNEIKDIFISMGYKVVEGPEIETDYYNFEALNIPKDHPARDMQDTFYITGDFLLRSQTSPVQIRVMEKQDPPVRIIAPGKVYRSDADVTHSPMFHQVEGLLIDEGITFADLKGTLQTFAKTMFGPDTKTRFRPSYFPFTEPSAEVDVSCIMCHGEGCRVCSDTGWLEILGSGMVDPRVLEQVGYDPDKYTGFAFGMGIERIAMLKYGINDIRLFFNNDQRFLDQFK; encoded by the coding sequence ATGGATACACAAATTCAATCCCTGAAAGCCAAAGCAGTCGAAGAGTTTAATCAAGCTGATACTCTTGAAGCTCTTCAGCAGCTTCGGGTCAAATATCTCGGTAAGAAAGGTGAAGTTACCCAGCTGCTGCGCACGATGGGGCAGCTTCCAGCTGAAGAACGTCCCAAAATGGGTCAAATGGTCAATCAGCTTAAGAATGAACTGGGCTCCGTCTTGGACCAGAAACAGGCTGAGCTGGAAGCACAAATCCAGCAGGCTCGATTAGCATCAGAAGCATTGGATGTTACCCTGCCGGGTCGAAAACCGAAAGCTGGCAGCCTCCATCCCTTAACGCTTGTCCTAAATGAAATTAAAGACATTTTTATTTCAATGGGCTACAAAGTGGTAGAAGGTCCGGAAATAGAAACTGATTACTACAATTTTGAGGCACTCAACATACCTAAGGATCACCCAGCAAGGGATATGCAGGATACCTTCTACATCACCGGGGATTTTCTGCTCCGCAGTCAAACCTCGCCTGTTCAGATTCGGGTTATGGAGAAGCAGGATCCTCCGGTAAGAATAATTGCTCCGGGTAAAGTTTACCGCTCAGATGCGGATGTTACTCATTCACCCATGTTTCATCAGGTCGAAGGACTTTTGATTGATGAAGGCATTACCTTTGCTGATCTAAAAGGCACTCTGCAAACTTTTGCCAAGACCATGTTTGGTCCTGATACTAAGACTAGATTTCGTCCCAGCTATTTCCCCTTCACTGAACCGAGCGCAGAAGTTGATGTTTCCTGCATTATGTGTCATGGGGAAGGATGTCGGGTCTGCTCAGATACTGGCTGGTTGGAAATCCTAGGTTCTGGCATGGTCGATCCGCGTGTGCTTGAACAAGTTGGTTATGATCCAGATAAATATACAGGCTTTGCTTTCGGAATGGGTATTGAACGCATAGCCATGTTAAAATATGGAATTAATGACATTAGACTTTTCTTCAATAATGATCAGCGGTTTTTAGATCAATTTAAGTAA